Within the Salinibacterium sp. TMP30 genome, the region CCTGAGATCGCATACTTCTCCTCTGGCGAGAGCACGAGACGCTTGCGTCCATACAGCGCGAAGATGATCAGCATGACGATATAAACCACGGCGATCGCGGCGATCGCCGGTCGTGCCGGTTCGTTGATGAAGAACCCGAAGAAAATCGCGAGCGAGAGAACACCAGCGATGATTGCGCCGGGAACACCCCAGGGGCTCCGATACGGACGGCTCGCGTTCGGGAACTTCTTACGCAGGATAAGGAACGAGACCATCTGAAGGACGTAAGCGATTACCGCACCCCATACGGCGATGTTCAGGACGATCGCGCCAGCGACGCCTTCTGCACCGCCGAGCGAATCCACGAGCACCAACGCCACGAATCCGATGATGGCACCCACGAGCAGTGCAACTGCTGGGGTCTGGCGCTTACCTGTTAGCGACAGGAACTTCGGGTAGTAGCCAGCCCGCGAGAGCGAGTACATGTTGCGCCCGTAGGCAAACATGATCCCCTGCAGCGACGCGAGCAGCCCGACCAGGGCGAACAGTGCGAGCGCGGCGGCGATCTGATCGCCGACGATGGCGCGGAACCCGTCGAGGAGAGGCTCGCCCGAGCTTGCGATCGTAGACGCACCGACAACGCCCGTGTTCAGGAAGAGCACCAGCAGACCAGTGATGATCAAGGTGGTGCGGGCGATCAGTCCTGCTTTGGGGATGTCGCGAACGGGGTTGTGCGCCTCTTCAGCCGCGAGTGGGAGCTCCTCGATGCCGAGGAAGAACCACATCGCGTAGGGAAGCGCGAACAAGATCGGGATCACACCGTGCGGCAGGAACGACGATTGGCCAGGATCGGGAGCGATATCGAAGAGGTTGTCCCAGCTGAACAGCCCAGAGAATGCCGCCATTGCCGAGAACACGAGAAGGATAGCGATCGAGATGATGGCCACAATTATCGCGAACTTAAAGGAGATGGCAGCGCCGGCGGAGTTGAGCGCAATGAAAACGATGTACAGGATCAGCCACCAGACTGGTGCCGGCAGCGAGAAGCCCAGCAGCTCACTGGTGATGAAGTCCGCGTAGCCCGCTGAGAAATAAACGATAACAGCGGTGGTGGCGACGTATTCGATCGTCTCGGCAAGGCCGGTGACGAAACCACCCCACGGCCCCATTGCCGCACGGGCGAAGGAATAGGCGCCTCCCGTGTGCGGCATTGCCGAGGCCATCTCTCCGATGCTAAAAATCATGCCGTAATACATGAAAATGAGGAGCGCGAAAGCGATCAGCATTCCCCCGAAACCGGCAAAGCCGATGCCGAAGTTCCAGCCCGAGAAGTCCCCGGAGATGACGGCTGCTACGGCGAGGCCCCAGAGGCCCCAAATACCAGCAGTGCGTTTGAGGGTGCGCTTCTCGAAATACCCAGCCTCAGCCGTGGTGTACTTCACCCCGGAGACGTTCAGTGTGTCTTTGGACATCCTGTTTCCTTTGCGCTCTGGTTGCATGCAGCGACGGGTCGGGCACACAACGCTGTGAGAATACCTGCGATGACTATACGGCGATCAATGGTTGTTGACTACCCATAACCAACATAATTTTTGCCTGTTGCCGGGATATTTCTTCCGACATCTCGGACATATCTGTGATCTAATGGTCGAAAAGTGCACCATTTGGCTTGCTCAACGAGGAGAAGTTCATGACACCCCGCTCCGGAAACCTCACGCTCGATGAACTGTCAGCAGACGTCGCCACTGGCGCGATTGACACGGTTCTTGTTGCCTTCACCGACATGCAGGGACGGCTGGTGGGAAAGCGACTCTCGGCGAGACTCTTCCTCGAGGATGCCGCCTCTCACGGAGCGGAGTGCTGCAACTATCTGCTCGCCGTCGACGTCGACATGAATACTGTCGACGGCTATGCGATGTCGAGTTGGTCGCGCGGCTACGGAGACATGGTGATGCTGCCCGATCTGGCGACTCTCCGTCGTGCGCCTTGGCTTCCGGGCACCGCGCTCGTCACTGCTGATCTCCGCTGGCACGACGACTCCCCTGTTGCTCCTTCACCCCGTCAGATCCTTAAGGCCCAGCTCGAGCGTCTCGCCGAGCGCGGCCTCGACACTTTTGTCGCGACGGAGCTCGAATTCATCGTCTTCGATGACAGCTACCGGGAGGCGTGGAAGAAGGGATACCGCGCACTCTCCACCGCCAGCGACTACAACATTGACTACAACGTGCTGGCATCGACTCGAATGGAGCCGCTCCTCCGCGACATCCGGAACGGTATGGATGGCGCCGGGATGTACTGCGAGGGCGTTAAAGGCGAGTGCAACCTCGGTCAGCAGGAGATCGGATTCCGCTACGCGTCCGCACTAGACACCTGCGACAACCATTCGATCTACAAGAACGGCGCCAAGGAAATCGCTGACGCCCACGGTAAGAGCCTCACCTTCATGGCGAAGTACGACGAGCGCGAAGGCAACAGTTGCCACATTCACATCAGTCTGCGGGGAACAGATGGCACTGCGGTCTTTGCCGACAAGGATGCCGAACACGGCATGTCAAAAATGTTCCGGCACTTCATCGCTGGCCAGCTCGCCGTAATGCGGGAGTTGACCCTCTTCTCGGCGCCGAACATCAACTCCTATAAGCGCTACGTACCGGGAAGCTTCGCCCCAACAGCGCTGGCGTGGGGAATGGACAACCGCACCTGCGCGCTGCGCGTAGTTGGCCAGGGTCTGGGAATGCGCGTCGAGAACCGCGTACCCGGTGGTGACGTCAATCAGTATCTGGCAGTCAGTGCCCTCATCGCGGCTGGTCTCTATGGCATCGACAACGAGCTTGAGCTCGAGGACGCCTACGAGGGCAACGCGTACGCGAGCGACGTCGCTCGCGTGCCGGCCACGCTGAGGGAAGCCGCGGAACTCTTCGCGTCGTCAACGTTTGCTCGCGAGGCATTTGGCGACGAAGTCGTCGACCATTACCTCAACAACGCCGCGATCGAGTTGGCAGCCTACGACTCTGCAGTGACCGACTGGGAAAAGGTGCGCGGCTTTGAGCGTCTCTGATCGGCCCGTTATCGGCCTGACCACCTACCTCGAACAGTCACAGACCGGCGTCTGGGATGTTCCAGCAGCGTTCCTTCCGAAGGCATACTTCGAGGCCGTGACGCGAGCCGGTGGCATCGCGGTTTTGCTTCCGCCTCAGCCGGTCAGCCCTGAAATCGCCCGCCGGGTACTCCACGGACTCGACGGACTGATTATCACCGGTGGCAAGGATTTCAACCCGGCGCGCTACGGCCAAGAACCCCACGCGACAACGGACGAACCTCGGCTCGACCGCGACGCCTGGGAAGACGAGCTCCTTCGCCAGGCGCTCGATGCTGACCTTCCCTTCCTCGGCATTTGTCGGGGCGCACAAGTGCTCAATGTTGCGCTCGGCGGCACCCTGCACCAGCACCTCCCCGACATCGTCGGTCACACGAGATATCAGGCCGGCGGAGGAATCTTCACGCACGTGCCGGTCGAGCTCGAGGGGGATTTGCTCACCCGGGCGATGCTCGGTGGCCAGCCTGAACCGCTGGTCGTCCCGTTATACCATCACCAGTCCATCGACCGCCTCGCCGAGGGACTCGTTGTCACGGCGCGCACCAGCGACGACGTGATTCAGGCTGTCGAACTGCCGTCGGCTACTTTCGCGGTTGCCGTGCAATGGCATCCGGAGGCAGCACCAGAAGACATCCGACTGTTCGAGGGCCTTGTGAAAGCGGCCCGACACTACCGAAAGGCTTTCGCGTGAGCACCTACACCGTTATTAACCCAGCGAACGAGACCGAGATCGGTGCTGTCGATCTGCTCGATATTCAGGCCACGGACGAGGCAATCGCCCGGGCCGCCATTGCCCACAAGGCGTGGGCTCAGGTCTCCCCCGCGGACAAGTCCCTGCTGTTGCGGCGTTTCGCGCAGACCGTAGACGGAGACCTTGAAAACCTTGCCGCGCTGGAAGTGAGCAACTCCGGTCATCCAATCACACAGGCCCGCTGGGAAGCCGGCCACGTTCGTGATGTTCTCAACTACTACGCGGCGGCACCCGAGCGGATGTTCGGCCAGCAGATTCCCGTAGCGGGCGGCCTCAACGTCACCTTCCACGAACCCCTCGGCGTCGTCGGCGTCATTACTCCGTGGAACTTTCCGATGACCATCGCGGCGTGGGGCTTCGCCCCGGCACTCGCGGCAGGCAACGCCGTAGTGCTGAAGCCCGCCGAATGGACCCCGCTCACCAGCATCCGTCTGGGAGAACTCGCCCTCGAAGCTGGTCTTCCCGAGGGCCTGTTTCAGGTTTTACCTGGCAAGGGCTCCGTTGTGGGTGAGCGGTTCGTCACCAACCCCACCGTGCGCAAGATCGTGTTCACCGGGTCAACCGCTGTGGGTAAGCAGATTATGGCCGGATGCGCCGACCAGGTGAAGCGGGTCACGCTGGAGCTCGGAGGCAAGAGCGCCAACATCGTTTTCGCCGATGCCGACCTCGAAAAAGCGGCCGCTGCGGCACCATACGGAGTGTTCGAGAACGCCGGCCAAGACTGCTGTGCACGCAGCCGCATCCTCGTTGAACGCAGTGCCTACGACCGCTTTATGGAACTTCTCGAACCCGCCGTTGCCGGCGTGCGCGTGGGAGATCCTAGCGATGAAACGACCGAAATGGGTCCACTCGTTTCGGCGAAGCACTTGGCTTCAGTGCAGTCGTACGTTCCCGCTGACGCGCCCGTCGCGTTCCGGGGAACCGCACCGGAAGGAGCCGGCTACTGGTTCGCGCCAACGGTACTGACCCCACAATCTCGGAACGACCGCACCGTCACCGACGAGATCTTCGGACCCGTCGTGACTGTGCTCCCCTTCGACGACGAAACCGATGCGCTGCAACTAGCCAATGACTCCGAGTACGGGTTGTCTGGTTCTATCTGGACCAGGGACGTCAGCCGGGCGATCCGAGTGTCACGTGGCGTCGATGCGGGCAACCTGTCGGTCAATTCGCACTCATCCGTGCGCTACTCCACCCCGTTCGGCGGCTTCAAGCAATCGGGCCTCGGCCGCGAGCTCGGCCCCGATGCACCGCTGAATTTTACAGAAACCAAAAACGTCTTCATTGCCGTCGACTGACCATCGCTACACTTCCCACTCAAGGAGCACCCAATGAGCATCACCCCTATTGACCTCACCCAGCGCCTAGCCGGCAAAGTCGCCGTCATCACCGGCGGAGCGAGCGGGATCGGTCTAGCCACGGCACGACGGTTCGCGGCCGAGGGTGCAACAGTCGTCATCGGCGACATGGACGAGACCGCAGGCCTCGCTGCCGCCGAACTGGTTGGCGGCCTATTTATCAAGGTCAACGTAACGAGTGAGGAACAGGTGAATGCCCTGTTCGATACCACAGCCAGCACCTATGGATCAGTAGACATTGCGTTCAACAACGCCGGGATCTCCCCCCCTGACGACGACTCAATCCTCACCACGGAACTGCCCGCCTGGGAAAAAGTGCAGGACGTCAACCTCAAATCGGTGTACCTCTGCTGCCGTGCAGCTCTTCGGCACATGGTCAAGCAGGGCAAGGGATCGATCATCAACACAGCGTCGTTCGTTGCCATTATGGGATCGGCCACCAGCCAGATCTCGTACACCGCCTCCAAGGGCGGCGTACTGGCCATGAGCCGTGAGCTTGGCGTGCAGTTCGCTCGAGAGGGAATCCGAGTCAACGCTCTCTGCCCCGGTCCGGCAAACACACCCCTGCTTCAAGAACTCTTCGCAAAGGACCCGGAACGTGCGGCCCGCCGCCTCGTCCACATCCCGATGGGGCGTTTCGCGGAGGCAGAGGAACTCGCGGCCGCAGTTGCGTTCCTAGCCAGCGATGACTCTTCTTTCATCACCGCGTCGACGTTCATCGTCGACGGCGGCATAAGCTCCGCTTACACGACGCCCCTGTAATGGAAGAACCAGCCAGCCTCAACGGTGAATTGCTTCTGCGTCCCGTGCGCGGTGGCAACTCCTTCGAGGAGACCGTTCAGCGCCTCCTGCAGACCGTGCGCCTCGGCCTGGTCGGCCCGGGCGAACGCCTGCCTGCCGAACGGGAACTTGCGACCATGCTCGCCGTCAGCCGTGACACTGTGCGCGAGGCTATCGCCTCCCTCAGTGACGCCGGCTACCTCGTGTCGCGGCGCGGTCGGTATGGGGGAACCTTCGTCAGTGAGGTTCTGCCGACACACATTCCCGGCACGCATCCGGACGAGGCGTTGGCACCTGCGCGAGACCTCTCCCCCGAATCTATCGAAGACACCCTTACGCTTCGTGAGATCCTCGAAGTCGGGGCCGCGCGTCAGTCGGCAGGCCGCGCCCTCACTCCCGGCCAACGGGAACTGCTGTGGCTGAGCCTCGTCGAGGCGAATGCCGCCAGCGGCGAAGAGTACCGCCGCCTTGATTCGCGCTTCCACCTCATGATTGGCGAACTTGCCGGTTCGGCCTCGCTGACACCGCTCATCGCCGACGTGCGCATGAGGGTCAACGAGTTGCTCGACAGCATCCCTTCGCTCGGGCCGAACATCACTCATTCCAACACCCAGCATGAGCAGATTGCGATCGCGATCCTCACCGGCCGCCCGGATGCCGCTGCTCAGGCAATGAGCGAACACCTCGCGGGCACAGCGCTGTTGCTGCGCGGATTCCTTGAGTAGCGCTTCCATAGAGTGCCGTCACTCGGCTTGAGCGCCCAGAGCGAGGAATTTCGGCATACGCTGAAGCCATGCTCACGCCACCAGAAGCCGCGAAGGTTCCCACCGAACGTATCCACCACGGTGACCACTACGTCGACAATTACGAGTGGATGCGCGATAAAGAGAGCCCCGACACCCTCGCGCACCTTCACACCGAGAACGCTTTCACTTCGGCGCGAACGAGCCACCTCACCGTGCTGCAGGAGCAGATCTTTGAAGAGATCAAGGCCCGCACTCAAGAGACCGATCTGAGTGTTCCCGTTCGCCGCGGCCAGTGGTGGTATTTCAACCGCACCGAAGAGGGCAAGCAGTACTCGATTCACTGCCGGGCGCCAATCACGGGCGACGACGACTGGACTCCCCCGACGATTGCTGCGCCAGAGTCAGAGGTAACTGCCGCTGACACTTCTGCAGCGCCCCTCACCCTTCCCGGCGAGCAGATCCTCCTCGACGACAACGTTGAAGCCGAGGGCAATGACTTCTACAGCCTCGGCAGTTTCTCGCTCAGCGACGACGGCACCCTTCTCCTCTATGGGGTGGATGTCGAGGGCGACGAGCGTTACACGCTGCGCGTGCGCCAGCTGGGCGACTCCCCCACTTCGACCGCGGGCATCGCTACGGCAACCGCGACTGACGGGGTAACCCGCTTCAGCTCGGCCAACGACCTCCCCGATGAGATCCCCGGCACCGCCGCTGGTGCACTGCTGGATGCCATAGGCAACTACGTCTTCTATACGACGGTGGATGACGCGTGGCGCCCCGACACCGTGTGGCGTTACGAGTTGGGTACTGCTGCGGCATCCGCGGTTCAGGTGTTTCATGAGCCAGACGAGAGTTTTTGGGTCGGTGTTGGTCGTTCACGCAGTGGCAAGTATTTGGCTATCGAGGCTGGCTCGCGCCTGACGAGCGAAACCCGCTTGCTCGACATGCGCACTCCGACCGGCGACTTCGAGGTTGTGTGGCCCCGTGAGGTTGGTGTCGAATACGACGTTGAGCATGTGGTGGTTGGCACTCAGGATCGGCTGCTGATTGTGCACAACAAAAACGCCATCAACTTTGAGCTTGTGAGTGTTGCTGCCGATGATGCTCGCGGCGAGCGCCGCATAATTCTTCCCCACAATGAAGCGGTGCGGCTTGAGGGCGTGGAAGCATTCCGTGAGTTTGTGGCGATCGAGTACCGTCGCGAAGGGCTTACGCGAGTGGCCGTGGCGATGGTTCCCAAGCATGGCGGACGCTACGAAGACACCCCGCACGAACTGCAGTTCGACGATGAACTTTTCACCGTGGGCCTCAGCTCCAACCCCGAATGGAATCAGCCGAGCATCCGTCTCAGCTATGGCAGCTTTGTTACCCCCACCATCGTCTACGACTACTTGGTGGATGAGAATGAACTACTGCTGCGCAAACAGCAGCCGGTGCTGGGCCGCTTCGACCCCGCGCTGTATACCCAGCATCGGGAGTGGGCCACCGCATCTGATGGCACGCGCGTGCCGATCTCGCTTGTGTACCGCAACGACCTCGTGGCTCCGGGCACCCCGGCACCGACGGTGCTCTATGGCTATGGCTCCTACGAGATCAGCATCGACCCTGGCTTCGCTGTTGGTCGGTTGAGCCTGCTCGACCGCGGCATCATCTTCGCAGTTGCCCATGTTCGTGGTGGCGGCGAACTGGGTCGCACCTGGTACGAGGGCGGCAAGAAACTGCACAAACGGAACACCTTTACCGATTTTGTGGCCTGCGCCCGGCATCTCATCGATATCGATACGACGTCGAGCGACCGACTTGTCGCCGAAGGCGGTAGCGCGGGTGGTTTGCTGATGGGTGCGGTCGCGAACATGGCCCCACAACTGTTCTCGGGCATCCTCGCGGTCGTACCGTTCGTTGACCCTCTCACCTCAATCCTCGATCCTTCGCTGCCGCTCACGGTCATCGAGTGGGATGAGTGGGGTGACCCCCTCCACAATGAGGAGGTCTACTACTACATGAAGTCGTACTCGCCGCTCGAGAATGTGCACGATACTCACTACCCGCGCATCCTTGCCGTGACCTCGCTCAATGACACCCGTGTGCTTTACGTCGAGCCAGCCAAATGGGTGGCTCGACTACGCGAGGTGGGGGCGGATGCTCTGCTCAAGACCGAGATGGCTGCGGGTCACGGCGGCGTCTCTGGTCGCTACGACGCGTGGCGCGAACGGGCATTCACCTACGCGTGGACGGTCGACGCGGCGCGTGCCTCAGCGCACTAGCACTATTCGGTCCACCACTCGTCGTACATTGACACCGGCACGGTGCGCTTGTGGCGCGTGTTGAGGTACTTGGTCTCGATTTCCACCGCGACCTCGGCGGGCACGTCACGCCCCTCGAGGTAGTCGTCGATATGGTCGTACGTCACCCCAAGGTTGGCCTCGTCGGCTTGGCCGGGCGTGTGGTCGAGCAGGTCGGCCGTCGGCACCTTCTCATAGAGCCGCTCGGGTGCATTCAGGTGTATGAGCAGCTGCTTACCCTGACGCTTAGTGAGCGCCGTCAAGGGCAGCACGTCGGCTCCACCGTCACCATACTTGGTGAAGAATCCGGTCACAGCTTCGGCGGCATGGTCTGTTCCAACCACAAGATAGCCGAGCTGCCCCGCAATCGCATACTGCGCCACCATGCGCTCGCGAGCTTTCACGTTGCCCTTGGAGAAGTCAGTAATCGGCTCCCCTAGGGCATCCGCGAATTCGGCAGCAATGCCGTCAACCGCACGCTGGATGTTGAAGGTCACCTCCCGGTCTGCCTCAATGAAGTCGAGCGCTAATTGCGCATCATCTTCGTCGTGCTGCACCCCGTAGGGAAGTCGCACCGCCACGAACTGGGCCTCGGCGCCCTCGGCCCGCAACTCGGTGACAGCTAACTGGCAGAGCCGCCCGGCAAGCGAAGAGTCCTGGCCGCCACTGATCCCCAACACGAGCCCCTTGACATGGGATGCCCTGAGATATTCCTTGAGAAAGTCGATACGCATGCGAACCTGCTCGGCAGCATCGATCGTGGGCTGGGTGTTCAAGTCGTAAATGATGCGCGCCTGCAACGGGTTCATGTGATTAAATCTAACCCCCACATTCGGCATTGGGATTATTCAGTACCGGCTCACCCTGCCAATCCGGCAGACTAGCGGGAAAATGCAACACGCTCGAAACGTAGAGCACCCGAATGCGGGATCGCGTTGAAGCGGGATCGCGCTGCTGCGGGAGATGCTCGTCGCACGCGGCTGACGCCCCGCATGATCGGGCGAAAGCCCAGCAACGGGAGCTAGCGTGATGGCGGGAGCCGCGCTCAGTGCGGCTCCGTATTGTTTCCCGGAAAGGCCTTCCCATGCCAGACAACACCGTCACTGGTCGCCGCATTTCTACCTCCGTGCTCGTCATCGGCACCGGAGGTTCTGGCCTGCGGGCCGCGATCGAGCTGTCTGAGCGCGGAGTCGACGTTCTTGCCGTCGGAAAGCGCCCCAAGAACGACGCACACACGTCACTGGCGGCGGGAGGGATCAACGCGGCCCTAGCCACGATGGATGCCGAAGACAGCTGGCAGCAGCACGCAGCAGACACCATCCAAGAGAGCTACTTTCTCGCCAACCCACACACCGCCGAGATTGTGACGAAGAACGCTGGCCGCGGCATCCAAGATCTCGAGCGATGGGGCATGCCGTTTGCGCGCGAGAATGACGGGCGTATCAGCCAGCGCTATTTCGGTGCCCATAAATACCGTCGCACCGCTTTCGCCGGGGATTATACGGGTCTCGAAATCCAACGCACCCTGGTGGCCCGGGCCGCCCAGCTTGAGGTGCCCATCCTGGATTCGGTGTACATCACCCG harbors:
- a CDS encoding glutamine synthetase family protein, encoding MTPRSGNLTLDELSADVATGAIDTVLVAFTDMQGRLVGKRLSARLFLEDAASHGAECCNYLLAVDVDMNTVDGYAMSSWSRGYGDMVMLPDLATLRRAPWLPGTALVTADLRWHDDSPVAPSPRQILKAQLERLAERGLDTFVATELEFIVFDDSYREAWKKGYRALSTASDYNIDYNVLASTRMEPLLRDIRNGMDGAGMYCEGVKGECNLGQQEIGFRYASALDTCDNHSIYKNGAKEIADAHGKSLTFMAKYDEREGNSCHIHISLRGTDGTAVFADKDAEHGMSKMFRHFIAGQLAVMRELTLFSAPNINSYKRYVPGSFAPTALAWGMDNRTCALRVVGQGLGMRVENRVPGGDVNQYLAVSALIAAGLYGIDNELELEDAYEGNAYASDVARVPATLREAAELFASSTFAREAFGDEVVDHYLNNAAIELAAYDSAVTDWEKVRGFERL
- a CDS encoding S9 family peptidase; the encoded protein is MLTPPEAAKVPTERIHHGDHYVDNYEWMRDKESPDTLAHLHTENAFTSARTSHLTVLQEQIFEEIKARTQETDLSVPVRRGQWWYFNRTEEGKQYSIHCRAPITGDDDWTPPTIAAPESEVTAADTSAAPLTLPGEQILLDDNVEAEGNDFYSLGSFSLSDDGTLLLYGVDVEGDERYTLRVRQLGDSPTSTAGIATATATDGVTRFSSANDLPDEIPGTAAGALLDAIGNYVFYTTVDDAWRPDTVWRYELGTAAASAVQVFHEPDESFWVGVGRSRSGKYLAIEAGSRLTSETRLLDMRTPTGDFEVVWPREVGVEYDVEHVVVGTQDRLLIVHNKNAINFELVSVAADDARGERRIILPHNEAVRLEGVEAFREFVAIEYRREGLTRVAVAMVPKHGGRYEDTPHELQFDDELFTVGLSSNPEWNQPSIRLSYGSFVTPTIVYDYLVDENELLLRKQQPVLGRFDPALYTQHREWATASDGTRVPISLVYRNDLVAPGTPAPTVLYGYGSYEISIDPGFAVGRLSLLDRGIIFAVAHVRGGGELGRTWYEGGKKLHKRNTFTDFVACARHLIDIDTTSSDRLVAEGGSAGGLLMGAVANMAPQLFSGILAVVPFVDPLTSILDPSLPLTVIEWDEWGDPLHNEEVYYYMKSYSPLENVHDTHYPRILAVTSLNDTRVLYVEPAKWVARLREVGADALLKTEMAAGHGGVSGRYDAWRERAFTYAWTVDAARASAH
- a CDS encoding 3-oxoacyl-ACP reductase; amino-acid sequence: MSITPIDLTQRLAGKVAVITGGASGIGLATARRFAAEGATVVIGDMDETAGLAAAELVGGLFIKVNVTSEEQVNALFDTTASTYGSVDIAFNNAGISPPDDDSILTTELPAWEKVQDVNLKSVYLCCRAALRHMVKQGKGSIINTASFVAIMGSATSQISYTASKGGVLAMSRELGVQFAREGIRVNALCPGPANTPLLQELFAKDPERAARRLVHIPMGRFAEAEELAAAVAFLASDDSSFITASTFIVDGGISSAYTTPL
- a CDS encoding aldehyde dehydrogenase family protein, with protein sequence MSTYTVINPANETEIGAVDLLDIQATDEAIARAAIAHKAWAQVSPADKSLLLRRFAQTVDGDLENLAALEVSNSGHPITQARWEAGHVRDVLNYYAAAPERMFGQQIPVAGGLNVTFHEPLGVVGVITPWNFPMTIAAWGFAPALAAGNAVVLKPAEWTPLTSIRLGELALEAGLPEGLFQVLPGKGSVVGERFVTNPTVRKIVFTGSTAVGKQIMAGCADQVKRVTLELGGKSANIVFADADLEKAAAAAPYGVFENAGQDCCARSRILVERSAYDRFMELLEPAVAGVRVGDPSDETTEMGPLVSAKHLASVQSYVPADAPVAFRGTAPEGAGYWFAPTVLTPQSRNDRTVTDEIFGPVVTVLPFDDETDALQLANDSEYGLSGSIWTRDVSRAIRVSRGVDAGNLSVNSHSSVRYSTPFGGFKQSGLGRELGPDAPLNFTETKNVFIAVD
- a CDS encoding gamma-glutamyl-gamma-aminobutyrate hydrolase family protein; this translates as MSVSDRPVIGLTTYLEQSQTGVWDVPAAFLPKAYFEAVTRAGGIAVLLPPQPVSPEIARRVLHGLDGLIITGGKDFNPARYGQEPHATTDEPRLDRDAWEDELLRQALDADLPFLGICRGAQVLNVALGGTLHQHLPDIVGHTRYQAGGGIFTHVPVELEGDLLTRAMLGGQPEPLVVPLYHHQSIDRLAEGLVVTARTSDDVIQAVELPSATFAVAVQWHPEAAPEDIRLFEGLVKAARHYRKAFA
- a CDS encoding amino acid permease, encoding MSKDTLNVSGVKYTTAEAGYFEKRTLKRTAGIWGLWGLAVAAVISGDFSGWNFGIGFAGFGGMLIAFALLIFMYYGMIFSIGEMASAMPHTGGAYSFARAAMGPWGGFVTGLAETIEYVATTAVIVYFSAGYADFITSELLGFSLPAPVWWLILYIVFIALNSAGAAISFKFAIIVAIISIAILLVFSAMAAFSGLFSWDNLFDIAPDPGQSSFLPHGVIPILFALPYAMWFFLGIEELPLAAEEAHNPVRDIPKAGLIARTTLIITGLLVLFLNTGVVGASTIASSGEPLLDGFRAIVGDQIAAALALFALVGLLASLQGIMFAYGRNMYSLSRAGYYPKFLSLTGKRQTPAVALLVGAIIGFVALVLVDSLGGAEGVAGAIVLNIAVWGAVIAYVLQMVSFLILRKKFPNASRPYRSPWGVPGAIIAGVLSLAIFFGFFINEPARPAIAAIAVVYIVMLIIFALYGRKRLVLSPEEKYAISGGLHRDPQQEGYGGAVEEELLALDGRDEPRS
- a CDS encoding FCD domain-containing protein — encoded protein: MEEPASLNGELLLRPVRGGNSFEETVQRLLQTVRLGLVGPGERLPAERELATMLAVSRDTVREAIASLSDAGYLVSRRGRYGGTFVSEVLPTHIPGTHPDEALAPARDLSPESIEDTLTLREILEVGAARQSAGRALTPGQRELLWLSLVEANAASGEEYRRLDSRFHLMIGELAGSASLTPLIADVRMRVNELLDSIPSLGPNITHSNTQHEQIAIAILTGRPDAAAQAMSEHLAGTALLLRGFLE
- the nadE gene encoding ammonia-dependent NAD(+) synthetase codes for the protein MNPLQARIIYDLNTQPTIDAAEQVRMRIDFLKEYLRASHVKGLVLGISGGQDSSLAGRLCQLAVTELRAEGAEAQFVAVRLPYGVQHDEDDAQLALDFIEADREVTFNIQRAVDGIAAEFADALGEPITDFSKGNVKARERMVAQYAIAGQLGYLVVGTDHAAEAVTGFFTKYGDGGADVLPLTALTKRQGKQLLIHLNAPERLYEKVPTADLLDHTPGQADEANLGVTYDHIDDYLEGRDVPAEVAVEIETKYLNTRHKRTVPVSMYDEWWTE